The Curtobacterium herbarum genome contains the following window.
TCGACGCGCACGGTCGTCCGGTCCCGCGGGTGCGGCTCGTGATGATCCAGGTCGACCGTGTGACGAAGCACCGAGGCGGACGCCTGCTCTGGCGGGATCTGTCGTTCACGGTGGCCCGTGGTGAGGTGCTCGCGCTCACCGGGCCGAGCGGCTGCGGCAAGTCGACCCTGCTCGACTGCATCGGGCTCATCGACTCGCTGGATGCCGGGACGATCCACGTCGGTGGCACTGATGCGGGACGGAGCCGTCGACGGGCCAGACGACTCCGGCGTGACCACCTCGGCTACCTCTTCCAGGACTTCGGCCTCGTCCCGGACATGACGGTCGATGCCAACATCCGCATCGGGCGACCCGGTCGATCGCGAGGTGCCCGCCGGATGACGACCGCCGAGGCGTTGGAACGCGTCGGACTCGCGGGGCGCGGGAGTGACCGGGCGCACGACCTCAGCGGTGGTGAGCAGCAGCGTGTCGCACTCGCTCGCCTCGTCGTGAAGCAGCCGGACGTCATCCTGGCGGACGAACCGACGAGTGCACTCGACGACGACAACGCCCGGATGGTGCTCGACGCACTCGGCGACTTCGCATCGGCCGGAGCCGCGGTGATCGTCGCGACCCACGCGGCACCGGTCGCCGAGAGGGCCGCGACCGTCCTGCGGCTCGAGCGCACGTCGTGACACTGAGGCCGAGAACCCGCGTACCGTGCACTTGCTGCGCCGTGATCCCGAGTCACGGCTGCCGGGAGCGCCGCTCCCGGCCCGTCTTCGTTCAGCGTTGAACCCGACGTCGCGGCCCGAGGGCGCCCGCCCTGTCCACCGAACGCGGGGCGGGCGCCCTCACCCGACGATCACAGCGGGGGACCGGCCGGCGGCTGCCAGCCCGTCTCGTCGCGGCACTACGAGCGCAGCGTCAGCCCGTGGTGGTGCGTGGTGAGGGTGGCCGCACGAACGGTGCCGAACGGGTCGCCGTCGAGTTGGATGCGCTCCGGGGTGTCGAGCTCCAGGTGCAGGGTCCGAGCACGCGTGGTGGGGAGCGCTCGTGACGTCGGGAGCACCCGGGCGATGAGCCGTCCGAACCGGGTGCTGGAGAAGAACCGGTTCAGGGAGAGCGTGTAGCCGATCTTGGTCCACCCGAGCCAGCCCACGGGGCGGAACGCGACGGCGTCCAGGATGCCGTCGTCGGGTTCGGCCTGGGGCAGGAGCAGCACGCCGGCGGTGAGCGTGCCGCAGTTGCCGACGATGACCGTGTGCGCGTGCATCGTGCGGGTGGGGCCGGCGTCCAGGGCGTAGTGGACGGGGATCTGTCGGTTCCCGATGACGGATCGTGCGATCGGGTCGGAGTACGCGACCCACCCGAACCGCTTCTTCACCCAGGCGTTGGTGTCCGCGGCCATGCTCGCGTCGAGGCCGATGCCCGCCATCACGAGGAACGCGTTCGTGCTGGTCGCACCGTCCGCGTCGGTGAGTTCGGCGATCCCGACGTCGATCGGCCGGTCGGTTCCGGTGAAGGCTGCCCGCACGGCACCGGCGGTGTCGTTGCGGTGGAGGCCGAGGTTCCGGGCGAAGAGGTTGCCCGTCCCGCTCGGGATCAGCGACACCGGGATCCCGGTCCCGCGCAGTTCCTCGGCGACGACGCGCAGGGTCCCGTCTCCGCCCGCGACGAGGACCACGTCGGGAGCGGCATCGACGGCCGCGCGTGCTGCAGCGCGCCCGTCGTCGTCCGCGGCGGTCTCGAACCAGCCGGTCGGCGCCCAGCCGTTGCGGGCCGCCTCGGCGTCGACGAGCGCCCGGA
Protein-coding sequences here:
- a CDS encoding ATP-binding cassette domain-containing protein; protein product: MTKHRGGRLLWRDLSFTVARGEVLALTGPSGCGKSTLLDCIGLIDSLDAGTIHVGGTDAGRSRRRARRLRRDHLGYLFQDFGLVPDMTVDANIRIGRPGRSRGARRMTTAEALERVGLAGRGSDRAHDLSGGEQQRVALARLVVKQPDVILADEPTSALDDDNARMVLDALGDFASAGAAVIVATHAAPVAERAATVLRLERTS
- a CDS encoding diacylglycerol/lipid kinase family protein, with the protein product MNAPAPQRAAVVVNPVKGNPGRLRALVDAEAARNGWAPTGWFETAADDDGRAAARAAVDAAPDVVLVAGGDGTLRVVAEELRGTGIPVSLIPSGTGNLFARNLGLHRNDTAGAVRAAFTGTDRPIDVGIAELTDADGATSTNAFLVMAGIGLDASMAADTNAWVKKRFGWVAYSDPIARSVIGNRQIPVHYALDAGPTRTMHAHTVIVGNCGTLTAGVLLLPQAEPDDGILDAVAFRPVGWLGWTKIGYTLSLNRFFSSTRFGRLIARVLPTSRALPTTRARTLHLELDTPERIQLDGDPFGTVRAATLTTHHHGLTLRS